A genomic stretch from Dissulfuribacter thermophilus includes:
- a CDS encoding ATPase domain-containing protein, with amino-acid sequence MPVRISTGIEGLDRILNGGLIEKRAYLLRGGPGAGKTTIGYHFLTEGVKKGEKSLFITLGEKKEQLIQNAAAFGLDLEGVEFLDLSPTPDFFAQVESYDIFSPADVEREPVTKMIINAVESIKPQRVFIDSMTQFRYLAPDTFQFRKQALSFIRYLAEHGGTILFTSEASAEAPDDDLMFLSDGIINLRVKEEIRTIEVTKFRGSSFLSGLHSYTIGYGGITIFPRLVPELHTAEFSFDLLSSGIPEIDELLNGGLERGTVTLISGPSGVGKSTMGMIFLKEAAGRGENSVVYAFEETSEKILSRCESVNIPARAMIESGRLKIRHVEPLALLPDEFANIIERDVEEGGAKVVMIDSTSGYEMAMGGENPRAHLHAVCRYLANMGVLVILPTEVRNITGEFKISDHHISYLADNIVFLRYLEIGGEMRRAIGVLKKKFSDFEKTLREFKITRFGIKVGEPLSNLRNILSGTPVFVGEKE; translated from the coding sequence ATGCCGGTCAGGATCTCAACAGGTATAGAGGGTCTCGACAGGATTTTAAATGGTGGCCTTATAGAAAAGAGGGCCTATCTTCTCCGAGGAGGGCCAGGTGCTGGAAAGACTACAATTGGATACCACTTTTTGACCGAAGGAGTAAAAAAAGGCGAAAAGAGCCTTTTCATAACCCTTGGAGAGAAGAAAGAGCAACTGATCCAAAACGCAGCGGCCTTTGGCCTAGACCTTGAGGGCGTGGAGTTCCTTGATTTGAGTCCAACACCTGATTTCTTCGCTCAAGTCGAAAGCTACGACATCTTCAGTCCTGCCGATGTGGAAAGAGAGCCTGTTACAAAGATGATCATAAACGCAGTAGAATCCATAAAACCACAAAGGGTTTTCATAGATTCAATGACCCAGTTCCGCTACCTTGCTCCCGACACCTTCCAATTCAGGAAACAGGCACTCAGCTTCATCCGCTATCTTGCTGAACACGGCGGCACCATCCTCTTTACCTCAGAGGCAAGCGCCGAGGCCCCTGACGACGACCTCATGTTTTTGAGCGATGGAATAATAAACCTCAGAGTGAAGGAAGAGATCCGAACTATCGAGGTGACAAAGTTCAGGGGCTCATCCTTCCTCTCTGGTCTTCACTCCTACACCATTGGCTATGGGGGGATCACGATCTTTCCGCGGCTAGTGCCTGAACTCCACACTGCTGAATTTTCTTTTGATCTACTCTCTTCTGGCATACCAGAAATCGACGAGCTTTTGAACGGAGGGCTCGAACGCGGCACCGTCACCCTGATAAGCGGCCCAAGCGGTGTTGGCAAGAGCACCATGGGCATGATTTTCCTGAAAGAAGCGGCAGGCCGCGGCGAGAACTCAGTGGTCTATGCCTTTGAAGAAACCTCTGAAAAGATACTCTCGAGGTGCGAGTCAGTAAATATACCAGCAAGGGCCATGATAGAGAGCGGAAGGCTAAAAATAAGACACGTGGAGCCGCTTGCGCTGCTTCCAGACGAATTCGCAAACATTATAGAACGGGACGTTGAAGAGGGAGGTGCAAAGGTTGTTATGATAGATTCCACCTCTGGCTATGAGATGGCCATGGGTGGGGAAAACCCGAGAGCACACCTCCATGCAGTCTGTAGATACCTTGCCAACATGGGGGTCCTGGTCATATTGCCCACAGAGGTAAGGAACATCACAGGCGAATTCAAGATCTCTGACCACCACATAAGTTATCTTGCAGACAACATCGTATTCCTCCGCTACCTAGAGATAGGTGGAGAGATGAGGCGCGCCATAGGTGTTCTCAAAAAGAAATTTAGTGACTTTGAAAAGACCCTCAGGGAATTCAAAATTACTCGCTTTGGCATAAAGGTGGGAGAACCCCTTTCAAACCTTCGAAATATCCTCTCTGGTACTCCGGTTTTCGTAGGGGAAAAGGAATAG
- a CDS encoding DsrE family protein, producing MKTKVVFHVNRDDQESLLIALGNMENLLKVVPPEEAGVYLLSNGKSVKLFQRDRASEYASTVKSLSEKGVHFLVCNNSLNKFGIKPDELIEVCEVVPAGIVELIKLQSEGCAYVKP from the coding sequence ATGAAGACAAAAGTAGTTTTTCATGTTAATCGGGACGATCAGGAATCGCTGCTCATTGCTCTTGGCAACATGGAGAATCTCCTAAAGGTGGTGCCCCCAGAGGAAGCAGGGGTCTATCTACTTTCCAATGGTAAGTCTGTAAAATTGTTCCAACGTGACAGGGCTTCTGAATATGCTTCCACTGTAAAAAGTCTGTCTGAAAAGGGTGTGCACTTCTTGGTCTGCAATAATTCACTCAATAAGTTTGGTATAAAGCCCGATGAACTTATAGAGGTATGTGAAGTTGTACCAGCAGGTATTGTGGAACTCATTAAATTACAGTCCGAAGGATGTGCCTATGTAAAACCGTAG
- a CDS encoding diguanylate cyclase — protein sequence MNLKKNIVYAILIWTTLVAVSFTINYLNAIKEQKRIAIETARCVFDIILTTRMWNASHGGVYVVVNDKVKPNPYLKDPMRDLELDNGLKLTKINPALMTRQISEFAKGKEGIVFHITSLRPINPLNKPTPIEERFLKEFEKGVKERGIFIKRDGKTFYLYMAPLITKKTCLKCHARQGYKEGDIRGGISITLPFVMEMPWLPLVLGHIVIWVVVLCGIVIAGNKLNNAYEELRRQAVFDSLTGVPNRNSLFRRLVEEYRRCQRYSQPLSVIMCDVDDFKAYNDVYGHVKGDECLKKVAQTIRSSLKRPGDFCARYGGEEFVVLLPDTSLEGALHVAERIRANVEKMAIPHIKSPIQVVTISLGVAAAECNTSISHYELIKRADIALYLAKQQGKNQIQPYIESDLKEETVNT from the coding sequence ATGAATTTAAAAAAAAATATCGTATATGCCATCCTAATATGGACCACCTTAGTAGCCGTTTCATTCACTATCAATTATCTGAACGCAATAAAAGAACAAAAAAGAATAGCCATTGAGACTGCTAGATGCGTTTTCGACATTATTCTCACTACCCGTATGTGGAATGCCAGTCATGGGGGCGTTTATGTAGTTGTTAATGATAAAGTCAAACCAAATCCATATCTCAAAGATCCCATGAGGGATTTAGAACTTGATAATGGATTGAAGCTGACAAAAATTAATCCTGCCCTTATGACCAGACAAATTTCTGAGTTTGCAAAGGGAAAAGAAGGCATAGTATTCCACATTACCAGTCTTCGGCCAATCAATCCTTTAAATAAGCCAACTCCCATTGAAGAACGATTCCTCAAAGAATTTGAAAAAGGTGTAAAAGAGAGGGGCATTTTTATTAAGAGGGATGGAAAGACTTTTTACTTATATATGGCTCCCTTAATAACTAAAAAGACATGTCTTAAGTGTCATGCGCGGCAGGGCTATAAAGAAGGTGATATCAGAGGAGGTATAAGCATAACGCTTCCTTTCGTCATGGAGATGCCATGGCTACCTCTGGTGCTAGGACATATCGTCATATGGGTGGTGGTTTTATGTGGGATTGTAATTGCTGGAAATAAATTAAACAACGCCTATGAAGAATTGAGAAGGCAAGCCGTGTTCGATTCTTTGACAGGTGTTCCCAATCGTAACAGCTTATTTAGACGTCTGGTTGAAGAATACAGACGATGCCAAAGATATAGCCAGCCTCTATCAGTGATTATGTGCGATGTGGACGATTTCAAGGCATACAATGATGTCTACGGACATGTTAAGGGAGACGAATGTCTAAAAAAAGTTGCGCAGACCATAAGATCATCACTCAAAAGGCCTGGAGATTTTTGTGCTCGCTATGGAGGCGAAGAGTTTGTAGTACTTTTACCAGACACATCTCTTGAAGGGGCATTACATGTAGCTGAAAGAATACGAGCGAATGTAGAAAAGATGGCAATTCCACATATAAAGTCGCCTATCCAGGTAGTGACTATAAGTCTCGGGGTCGCTGCTGCTGAATGTAATACTTCAATTTCACACTATGAGTTGATAAAGCGCGCTGATATCGCATTATATCTCGCAAAACAGCAGGGAAAAAATCAGATACAACCCTATATTGAAAGCGATCTAAAAGAGGAGACAGTCAATACCTAA
- the argJ gene encoding bifunctional glutamate N-acetyltransferase/amino-acid acetyltransferase ArgJ, protein MDTSAIKVKGFRGAATIANIRYQGRPDLGMIVSDVPAVSAACFTKNSVKAAPVKIGIQRFKEKKEVLLKALLVNSGNANACTGELGIKRTNLILDALAKELGVDQDMVLMSSTGVIGEQLPAEKIVNAIPELLENLTEDGLLEVSKAILTTDTREKTKGMRLDLDGTSISLFGMAKGAGMIGPNLGPPHATMLAFIVTDARVRGGLLQELLQDACEKSFNRITVDGDTSTNDTVLVMANGLSGGDVLKDGSDNLFAFKDALDAICMELSRMIVEDGEGATKAVEVVVKGAKSQDDAIKIAQAISNSPLVKTAFFGQDPNWGRVLASAGKTLIPMDESKIKLWIDDHLLVDNGLGLGKEAEERARSAMEKTSFRLILDLGLGKGKASILTTDLSREYVSINADYRS, encoded by the coding sequence ATGGATACATCTGCGATTAAAGTAAAAGGTTTTAGAGGGGCAGCTACAATCGCAAACATAAGATACCAGGGTAGGCCAGACCTAGGCATGATAGTATCAGACGTTCCAGCAGTCTCTGCAGCATGCTTTACTAAAAATTCAGTAAAGGCAGCCCCTGTAAAAATTGGTATTCAAAGATTTAAAGAAAAAAAAGAGGTACTCCTCAAGGCTCTTTTGGTAAATAGCGGAAATGCCAATGCCTGTACAGGAGAACTCGGCATCAAGCGGACTAATCTTATTTTAGATGCCCTAGCCAAGGAATTGGGTGTGGATCAAGACATGGTCCTGATGTCATCCACAGGCGTCATCGGAGAACAGCTTCCAGCCGAAAAGATAGTAAACGCCATACCAGAACTCTTGGAAAACCTCACAGAAGACGGGCTTCTGGAAGTTTCCAAGGCAATACTCACAACAGATACCAGAGAAAAAACAAAGGGCATGCGCCTTGACCTTGATGGCACAAGTATCAGCCTATTCGGCATGGCCAAGGGGGCCGGAATGATCGGCCCAAATCTCGGTCCGCCGCATGCAACAATGTTGGCCTTTATTGTTACCGATGCTAGAGTTCGTGGCGGTCTTCTCCAAGAGCTCCTTCAAGATGCATGTGAAAAGAGCTTTAATAGGATAACAGTCGACGGAGACACAAGTACTAACGACACAGTACTAGTGATGGCAAATGGACTCTCAGGTGGGGACGTCCTCAAAGATGGCTCTGACAATCTATTTGCCTTTAAGGATGCACTAGATGCAATATGTATGGAACTTTCCAGAATGATTGTTGAAGATGGTGAGGGAGCGACAAAGGCAGTAGAAGTGGTTGTAAAAGGCGCAAAGAGCCAGGATGATGCCATAAAAATAGCACAGGCAATCTCAAATTCACCACTTGTAAAGACCGCATTTTTTGGCCAGGATCCCAATTGGGGTAGGGTCCTTGCAAGTGCAGGCAAGACCCTGATTCCCATGGATGAATCCAAGATAAAGCTATGGATTGATGACCATCTACTTGTTGACAATGGCTTGGGCCTAGGAAAGGAAGCAGAGGAACGTGCAAGATCCGCCATGGAGAAAACCTCTTTTCGACTCATCCTGGATCTTGGGCTTGGAAAAGGCAAGGCCTCAATCCTCACCACAGATCTTTCAAGGGAATATGTGTCAATAAACGCAGACTATAGAAGTTAA
- the secA gene encoding preprotein translocase subunit SecA, with protein sequence MLAKLLTKIIGTKHDRELKRIRPIVDKINSLEPEVSKLDDAALSKKTQEFKERLQKGESLDSLLPEAFAVVREASKRVLGMRPYDVQLIGGIVLHQGKIAEMKTGEGKTLVATMPVYLNALTGRGVHVVTVNDYLAKRDAEWMGAVYKFLGLTVGVIVHGLDDAERKEAYLCDVTYGTNNEFGFDYLRDNMKYSLEDMVQREFYYAIVDEVDSILIDEARTPLIISGPSEESTELYYRVDRIIPHLKNELHYTIDEKARTVTLTEEGVAQCEKLLKIDNLYDPANTELLHHVQQALKAHVLFKKDVDYIVKDGQVIIVDEFTGRLMPGRRYSDGLHQALEAKEGVKIESENQTLASITFQNFFRMYEKLAGMTGTADTEAEEFKKIYDLDVVVIPTHKPMIREDYPDLVFRTVREKFEAAVKEIEELHKIGRPVLVGTTSVENSEMLSKMLKKRGIPHEVLNAKHHEREAEIVKHAGEKGKVTIATNMAGRGTDIVLGEGVRELGGLHILGTERHESRRIDNQLRGRAGRQGDPGSSRFYLSLEDDLLRIFGGDKIQKMMDKLGMEEGEPIEHPMLSKAIENAQRKVEAHNFEIRKHLLEYDDVMNTQRTVVYSQRREILAGGSLRDTVLGFAEEVAEKLADTYGDEKTPPSEWDWKALKERLYGGFGVELSISPSEIDAFTKEELEKVIREALFKAYEEQEARFGSEEMRQVERFIVLQTLDNLWKDHLLSMDHLREGIGLRGYGQKDPLQEYKREGYQMFLDMVDRFKEESLSLLLRIRPMREVEIERLEEERRRKQEKLKLSHGEEEAQKPQTYRRQGKKVGRNDPCPCGSGKKYKKCCGRK encoded by the coding sequence ATGCTGGCAAAGCTGCTCACAAAGATAATAGGGACAAAGCACGATCGCGAGTTAAAACGTATTCGTCCAATAGTGGACAAGATAAACTCCCTTGAACCAGAAGTATCCAAACTGGATGATGCTGCGTTATCTAAAAAGACCCAGGAATTTAAAGAACGCCTTCAAAAGGGCGAATCTTTAGATTCCCTTCTTCCAGAGGCCTTTGCAGTTGTACGTGAGGCCTCAAAGAGGGTCTTGGGCATGAGGCCCTACGACGTCCAATTAATAGGTGGCATTGTCCTTCACCAGGGGAAAATTGCTGAAATGAAGACAGGTGAAGGTAAGACACTTGTGGCCACCATGCCTGTATATCTGAATGCTCTCACCGGCCGTGGCGTACATGTTGTTACTGTTAACGATTATTTGGCCAAAAGAGACGCGGAGTGGATGGGGGCCGTCTATAAATTCCTTGGCCTTACAGTGGGAGTGATCGTACATGGGCTCGACGATGCAGAGAGGAAAGAGGCCTATCTGTGCGACGTAACCTACGGCACTAATAACGAGTTTGGCTTTGATTATTTGAGAGACAACATGAAATACTCCCTTGAGGATATGGTACAGAGGGAGTTTTACTATGCTATCGTAGACGAAGTAGACAGTATTCTCATCGACGAGGCGAGGACCCCTCTGATCATTTCAGGCCCCTCAGAAGAGTCTACAGAGCTCTATTACAGGGTAGATCGCATTATTCCACACCTTAAAAACGAACTTCATTATACCATAGACGAAAAGGCCAGAACAGTAACCCTCACCGAAGAAGGCGTAGCTCAGTGCGAAAAATTGTTAAAGATAGATAACCTCTACGACCCGGCAAATACAGAACTCCTACACCACGTACAACAGGCCCTAAAGGCCCATGTACTCTTTAAAAAAGACGTAGATTACATAGTAAAGGACGGCCAAGTCATAATTGTAGATGAATTTACTGGACGTCTAATGCCTGGAAGGCGTTATTCTGACGGCCTCCACCAGGCCCTGGAGGCCAAAGAAGGGGTAAAGATAGAAAGCGAAAACCAGACCCTCGCTTCCATAACGTTTCAGAATTTCTTTAGAATGTATGAAAAGCTTGCCGGTATGACTGGTACAGCCGATACAGAAGCAGAGGAATTCAAAAAGATTTACGATCTTGACGTGGTGGTCATCCCCACGCACAAACCCATGATAAGGGAAGACTACCCAGACCTTGTCTTCAGGACAGTAAGGGAAAAGTTTGAGGCAGCAGTAAAGGAAATTGAAGAGCTCCACAAAATCGGAAGGCCAGTCCTCGTTGGTACCACCAGCGTGGAAAACTCTGAGATGCTCTCAAAGATGCTCAAAAAGCGTGGCATCCCTCATGAGGTATTGAATGCCAAACACCATGAAAGAGAGGCAGAAATCGTAAAACACGCAGGTGAAAAAGGCAAAGTCACCATTGCCACCAACATGGCGGGGCGCGGTACTGACATTGTCCTCGGAGAAGGGGTAAGAGAGCTGGGCGGCCTACACATTCTAGGCACAGAGCGCCATGAATCAAGGCGCATTGACAACCAGCTCCGTGGACGTGCAGGTAGGCAAGGAGATCCCGGCTCCTCAAGATTCTATCTATCCCTTGAAGACGATCTTTTGAGGATCTTTGGCGGTGACAAAATCCAAAAGATGATGGATAAACTGGGTATGGAGGAAGGGGAGCCCATAGAGCATCCAATGCTTTCCAAGGCCATTGAAAATGCCCAGAGAAAGGTTGAGGCCCATAACTTTGAGATAAGAAAGCACCTCCTCGAATACGACGACGTAATGAATACTCAAAGGACAGTGGTCTACTCTCAGAGGCGGGAAATCCTGGCAGGAGGAAGCCTAAGAGATACAGTACTGGGCTTTGCTGAAGAGGTAGCAGAAAAACTTGCAGACACCTACGGAGATGAAAAGACGCCTCCATCAGAATGGGATTGGAAGGCCCTCAAGGAAAGGCTATACGGTGGATTCGGCGTTGAACTTTCCATTTCGCCTTCGGAAATAGATGCCTTTACCAAAGAAGAACTTGAAAAGGTCATAAGAGAAGCCTTGTTTAAGGCCTATGAAGAACAAGAGGCAAGATTTGGCAGTGAAGAGATGCGCCAAGTCGAACGCTTCATTGTGCTTCAGACCCTTGATAACCTCTGGAAAGACCATCTTCTCAGCATGGATCACTTAAGAGAGGGTATTGGACTGAGGGGATATGGTCAAAAGGACCCATTGCAGGAATACAAGAGGGAAGGTTACCAGATGTTCCTTGATATGGTAGATCGCTTCAAGGAGGAATCCCTCAGTCTTCTTCTACGAATACGTCCAATGCGCGAGGTGGAGATAGAACGTCTTGAAGAAGAAAGGCGTCGCAAGCAGGAAAAACTAAAATTGAGTCATGGCGAAGAAGAAGCTCAAAAACCACAAACCTACCGGCGCCAAGGGAAAAAAGTGGGTAGAAATGACCCGTGTCCCTGCGGAAGTGGCAAAAAGTATAAAAAATGCTGCGGCAGGAAATAA
- a CDS encoding N-acetyltransferase, with amino-acid sequence MIRKAKISDIPNIHSILTHFGDKGLLLPRSLSDLYDHLRDYSVFVNEEGNIVATCALHISWENLAEIRSLAVMEQFQGRGIGSALVEFAISEALTLEIYRVFTLTYQPIFFKKMGFKEVDKKILPHKVWSDCLKCPKFPDCDEVALMIEL; translated from the coding sequence TTGATCAGAAAGGCCAAAATTAGTGACATACCCAACATACACTCGATCCTGACTCACTTTGGTGACAAGGGGCTATTGCTACCTCGGTCCCTAAGTGATCTCTATGACCACCTACGGGACTATTCCGTGTTCGTCAATGAGGAAGGTAACATAGTTGCAACCTGCGCACTACACATATCCTGGGAAAACCTTGCTGAGATCAGGTCCCTCGCTGTAATGGAGCAGTTTCAAGGACGAGGCATCGGCTCCGCTCTAGTAGAATTTGCTATTTCCGAGGCTCTGACACTAGAAATCTATCGAGTTTTTACCCTCACTTATCAACCCATCTTTTTCAAAAAAATGGGATTCAAAGAAGTGGACAAAAAGATCCTGCCACACAAGGTCTGGTCAGATTGTCTAAAATGCCCTAAATTTCCAGACTGCGATGAAGTGGCTCTCATGATAGAATTATAG
- a CDS encoding SPOR domain-containing protein: MAKKTKKRPPFRLEMGWGGLMAVITGGLAAIIWTFVLGVWVGKKVTTPARELLNPPIESQIQSRESYDARPSEEKPLFTMKESSSNHKKDDSTSKSLVLKEEKQAESHTSQETLITEDIKPEVKSTPQRPQENIVHKVSKPSKNLSRSKPRPYFALQVASFRDMKHAQREVLRWRNRGFEAFVKKIDLGPKKGIWHRVCIGRYPSIEEAKKGAEELIKKFKQKSYIIPVR, from the coding sequence ATGGCAAAAAAGACAAAAAAAAGGCCGCCCTTTAGGCTTGAGATGGGTTGGGGAGGCCTTATGGCTGTAATAACCGGCGGCCTTGCAGCTATTATCTGGACTTTTGTCTTAGGGGTTTGGGTGGGGAAAAAGGTTACAACCCCAGCCAGAGAACTCCTTAACCCGCCTATTGAGTCCCAAATTCAGTCTAGAGAATCATACGATGCCAGGCCTTCTGAGGAAAAACCTCTCTTTACAATGAAGGAATCGTCTTCCAACCATAAAAAAGACGACTCCACGTCAAAATCTTTGGTCCTTAAAGAAGAAAAACAGGCTGAATCTCATACATCGCAGGAAACTCTCATTACAGAAGATATTAAACCAGAAGTCAAATCGACCCCGCAGAGGCCTCAGGAAAATATCGTTCACAAGGTTTCTAAGCCAAGCAAGAATCTATCCAGAAGTAAACCAAGACCATATTTTGCATTACAGGTCGCCTCTTTTCGTGATATGAAGCATGCGCAACGAGAGGTTCTTCGATGGCGGAACAGGGGCTTTGAGGCATTTGTAAAAAAGATCGACCTAGGTCCAAAGAAGGGCATCTGGCACAGAGTCTGTATTGGCAGGTATCCATCAATAGAGGAGGCCAAGAAGGGGGCAGAGGAACTCATAAAAAAATTTAAGCAAAAATCATATATAATTCCTGTGAGATAA
- the argS gene encoding arginine--tRNA ligase: protein MIQKIIYNKVIEAFNSAVENGDLPQTGAQPRHQISTPKLEAHGDYSSNIALAMAGPLKMPPRAIGEILKGLLEKDSIFKKIEIAGPGFLNFFIAESYWQQHLKNILSQGDAYGRTDTGQGKRVLVEYVSANPTGPLHVGHGRGAAIGDSLARILDFAGYEVQREYYINDAGNQMNTLGKSVYLRYQECFGREIEFPKECYQGEYIREIAKKVVETQGDKFLDVPLEECLDFFTEVAVKDISLGIKKDLEDFNCLFDNWFSEKTLHDSGFVEQTIEELRASGHIYEKDGALWFRSSAFGDEKDRVVRRSNGVTTYFAADIAYHRNKCERGFDILVDIWGADHHGYVPRVKAAIEALGKDPEGLKVILVQLVNLLEGGKLKAMSTRAGEFVTLREVLEDVGKDAARFIFLTRRSDSHLDFDLEVARKKSQENPVYYVQYAHARLSSVFEKAREKGINPDELKDQPKVELLNTKEELTILKALEAFPKIVESCAINFEPHGLSFYLTELASKLHGYYNKHRFITDEEELTFARLYLARGVKQVLRNGLALLGVEAPETM from the coding sequence ATGATACAAAAAATTATTTATAATAAGGTCATAGAGGCGTTTAATTCCGCTGTAGAAAATGGGGATTTGCCCCAAACTGGTGCTCAACCCAGGCACCAAATCTCTACCCCAAAGCTAGAGGCCCATGGAGACTACTCCAGCAATATCGCACTAGCCATGGCAGGGCCTTTAAAAATGCCCCCAAGGGCCATTGGCGAAATCTTAAAAGGCCTACTTGAAAAGGACTCAATCTTCAAAAAAATCGAGATAGCAGGTCCAGGTTTTCTAAACTTTTTCATTGCTGAGTCATACTGGCAACAACACTTGAAGAACATCTTGTCCCAAGGCGATGCATACGGCAGAACTGACACCGGACAGGGCAAGAGGGTACTAGTAGAATACGTAAGCGCCAATCCCACAGGCCCGCTTCACGTTGGCCACGGCAGAGGTGCCGCCATTGGAGACAGTCTGGCCAGGATCCTTGACTTTGCCGGCTATGAAGTCCAGAGAGAATACTACATTAACGATGCCGGGAATCAGATGAACACCCTTGGTAAAAGCGTTTATCTTAGATATCAAGAATGCTTTGGACGTGAAATCGAATTTCCAAAGGAATGTTACCAAGGGGAATACATACGAGAAATTGCAAAAAAGGTCGTTGAGACCCAGGGCGACAAGTTTCTTGACGTTCCATTAGAAGAGTGCCTCGATTTTTTCACTGAGGTTGCAGTAAAAGACATTAGCCTCGGCATCAAAAAAGACCTCGAGGACTTTAACTGTCTTTTTGATAATTGGTTTAGTGAAAAAACCTTACATGACTCAGGTTTTGTTGAACAAACCATAGAGGAATTACGTGCAAGCGGTCATATATATGAAAAGGACGGGGCATTGTGGTTTAGATCCTCGGCCTTTGGGGATGAAAAAGATAGGGTAGTACGACGCTCAAATGGCGTTACCACTTACTTTGCTGCAGACATAGCCTATCACAGAAATAAGTGCGAACGTGGATTCGATATACTCGTCGACATATGGGGCGCTGACCACCACGGTTATGTTCCAAGGGTCAAGGCAGCCATAGAAGCCCTTGGCAAAGACCCAGAAGGATTAAAGGTAATACTTGTTCAGCTTGTAAACCTCCTAGAAGGTGGGAAATTGAAGGCCATGAGCACCAGGGCAGGTGAGTTTGTCACCCTAAGAGAAGTCCTAGAAGATGTGGGAAAGGACGCCGCAAGGTTTATCTTTCTCACCAGGCGCTCAGACAGCCACCTAGATTTTGATCTGGAGGTCGCTCGGAAGAAGAGTCAAGAAAACCCAGTTTATTACGTACAATATGCTCATGCCAGGCTTTCAAGCGTATTTGAAAAGGCAAGAGAAAAGGGAATTAATCCCGATGAACTCAAAGACCAGCCCAAAGTGGAGCTCTTAAACACCAAAGAGGAACTTACGATACTAAAAGCGCTGGAGGCCTTTCCCAAAATAGTAGAGTCATGTGCAATCAATTTTGAACCGCACGGACTCAGCTTTTACCTCACCGAGCTTGCATCAAAGCTTCATGGCTATTATAACAAACATAGATTCATTACGGATGAAGAAGAACTTACTTTTGCCCGCCTCTATCTGGCCAGGGGAGTAAAACAAGTCTTAAGAAACGGACTTGCTCTTCTGGGGGTAGAAGCGCCAGAAACAATGTAG